The Rhopalosiphum maidis isolate BTI-1 chromosome 4, ASM367621v3, whole genome shotgun sequence region ACCTCGTCATTCACATCTTTCCTACGCTAATCTTCTTTATTTCTGATACCTGAGCTTAAGTGTTCTCTGACTCTGTCACTCCAATATttcttgatattatttaattatactttcatTTGTACCTTTGTAATTTAGTCTACGATCACATCTGTACAGCTGATTGGCTTTTTATAGTAtacctttttattaaaaataataaaataattatataaatatatatttttttatatttgttatcctAAAATAAGACAATTGCCGtggcaaaataaatatttgaaaaaccatatttttgaGGTTGATCgaacttatttaattgtttttatgtgcGTCAAGTTGAGGAATTATAGTTACAAAAGAAAAGGTTGAAGATCCCTGCCATAAACTATGGGTACATATTGGGATATTAAAGTACGTTAAACGTACAGTATCGtgttctatatatttaatacatatatatatataataaaatgttggtaACACGATTTTACACTACTactatacgtttataataccACAAAGATTACACGTTcttcataattcatattatcttCTATTCGAATTCTTTAAGCAAATCTAAACGTTATGGAAATTATTAAtcgatttattacatttttaaaccaatTGCATTTGCTGTCTAAATTGATTCGTTTATTTTGCTGTTATGCAACGGAcctgataataatacatatacgtatGGATTGCCGTTTTATCATCAACGACGACAAGGTTTATGGTGTGCGTAAAATATAACTGTCGTTGTCGGTTTCCGGTGCATCTCGTATCTGTATAGTTTTCTTGGCAAGTATAATCGGTTTCAGGAAAATTAATTCTTTAGGAGTGTTTAATTCCACAATCGCTATCTTTCGAAAATATGGCAAACaccttattttattgtatactcaTTACAATTTTCGAGTGCGTTTCGCGGTTGTTCTATTGGTTTTCCATACATCACACATGGTCGCATATGGTTGTATTTTTCTAATGATGTTATTTGGGATATAATACTGTTTTGAAATAACACTTCCCTCCCACGCGTGGTTTTAGACAATTTCTTAGCCAAGAGTTTCTGTAATAAACTTACTTGGTGTAACACGAGCGCGTAGGAAATATACGAGTAATAGCAAAGATtaccttattatttttcgaatagtttcataaaatatacataaatatttttcatttgatacgtttttaattgttttcaatcacTTGATATCCGAAAATAAGGGACAttcattcttaatttttattccgtgtaaataaaatgtagaaaGTTTAGTagtaataagatatttaaagtttacctCATTTATACTGTACTTACATAATGTATTTCTGTTAggggttttttatttatttttatttaaaataaatccttaatCATCCCTAGTGATTTACTGTATGCCAACTTTAGAACACATGCACACTCACACTGTCTTTAGTATGAGTGAGAGAAAGATAATATGTAAGAAGTGTTTTCAGTGTTTCAGAAAATTTTAGGACGATAATGTTGTTGGATAAGGAAAAGTTTGTTGATGGATAAGCAAACTTTTTGCACGGTCTAGTTCTCGTCgtgttaatatttatgctctatatttttaaattataacatgcgTGAGGTACATAGAACTACATATTAATGTTCTTATTATCAAATCGTTAAAGATGATTGTctgtttatgtacatttttattgttggcatattaacagtatttaaatttgtaacttaaaagttttaattattatttatcaattataaatttgatttgcaTTTGGaatgtttttcattaaattgtaaaaatgaattaataaacttaGAAAATGGGTGTGTAGTTTCCGGTGATATTTCCATAGattgattttgtatataaaataaataaacttaagcaAAGAGTTCctgtaataaaattgttgttcaaCCGTTTGCCGTATTTCTCGCCCCCTCGACCCGGCTCCgtgttatatgaaataaaagaaaacttttattttttcccgGTTAAGTTTGGTTTGGATctcacaatttttaaaaacaaacttttaagtatattatagcttTTTAGATGGTCCAGATATCGACAaacaaagttttttaatttttttctcgctTCCCGCTTCTGGACTTAggacttaaaaaaaagtttctaaattaaaagaaaCCTTCCTTGTgatcttttataaattaaagaaagaaaactataacttaattttaattttaattttttttttattgttaaaatattaaaagttttttctatattgttaCAGATTTCCTACCTTTATCATTGGTATGATTTGGACGTCTTAGGCACACTTGTGAAACACAAACAGTCAAAACGCAAGGATTAAACAAACGTGTTGGTAGTCCAGTAATGGACAAACGGAAAATGATTACAAAAAGAACACGAATCGATACAACTATACGAGGTGCTGGATCTGGCGCTGGAGCAATCACCAATGGACCTATACAAACTAGGCCATTGGTCGCCTTGTTGGACGGCAGAGATTGTTCAATAGAAATGCCTATACTTAAAGATGTGGCTACTGTTGCCTTTTGTGATGCCCAATCCACTTCTGAAATCCATGAAAaggttatacttttaaaattaaattcctgttaattcattatatttttatttctattaaatttattttttttaatactaatatcatgttttttaCTTTAGGTATTAAACGAAGCTGTTGGTGCTTTAATGTGGCATACCATTGTTCTTACAAAAGaagatttagaaaaatttaaaacgctCAGAATTATTGTACGAATAGGAAGTGGAGTTGATAATATTGATGTCAAAGTATGTTACATTTAATCTTTTTACTATCTAATATAgccaaactttaaatacatatattttatattaatttattgtttaggcTGCTGGTGAATTAGGTATAGCAGTTTGTAATGTACCTGGTTATGGAGTAGAAGAAGTGGCAGACACAACATTATGCTTGATTTTGAACCTTTACCGTAGAACCTATTGGTTAGCTCAAATGGTGCGGGaaggaaaaaaatttactgGGCCTGAACAAGTACGAGAAGCTGCTCAAGGATGTGCACGTATTCGAGGAGATACTTTAGGAATTGTTGGCTTgggtaatttaaatgattttaatttcatttagattaatttaatttaattcatttttttttttttttttatcaaaggtCGTATTGGCTCAGCAGTTGCATTAAGAGCAAAAGCTTTTggctttaatgtaatattctaTGATCCTTACTTACCAGATGGAATTGAAAAGTCCTTAGGATTGACTCGAGTTTATACActtcaagtaaaatatttctttttataattatagaaaatgaattattaattttactttttacattatttataggaTTTATTGTTCCAATCTGATTGTGTGTCGTTGCATTGTACTCTGAATGAACATAATCATCACCTTATAAACGAGTTTACCATTAAACAAATGAGGCCAGGtagataattgtttattttgatattctaaaaataataacttctggttattaatataaattaaatatatattttaggggCTTTCCTTGTAAACACTGCTCGAGGTGGCTTAGTTGACGATGATGCACTTGCAACCGCATTGAAACAAGGACGTATTAGAGCAGCTGCCTTAGATGTTCATGAAAATGAACCTTTCAATGTACTTCAAGGTACATATaactagtatataattttgtattcttgataattctaatttatcaaaacattttcagGACCATTAAAAGATTCTCCAAATTTACTATGCACTCCACATGCTGCATTTTATTCAGACGCTAGTTGTACAGAACTAAGAGAAATGGCTGCTAGTGAAATCCGTAGAGCAATTGTAGGTCGAATACCCGAATGTCTTCGTAATTGTGTCAACAAAGAATATTTTCCTGCTCCAACTACCTATCCACATCAAGCAGGAGTTGCAAGCGTCGCATCAGCAGCTGCTGTAGCTGCAGCAGCTGCCGCAGTAGCTAATCCTGATGCTATGAACGGAGGGTTTGTGTAACAtggaacaaaataatgaaatacattttaatcatcAATTTTATGACTTAGATATTATGCGGGTGCTGGCACAGGATCTTTACCAGTACAGCAAGCACATTCTACTACTGCACATGATAATG contains the following coding sequences:
- the LOC113560998 gene encoding C-terminal-binding protein produces the protein MDKRKMITKRTRIDTTIRGAGSGAGAITNGPIQTRPLVALLDGRDCSIEMPILKDVATVAFCDAQSTSEIHEKVLNEAVGALMWHTIVLTKEDLEKFKTLRIIVRIGSGVDNIDVKAAGELGIAVCNVPGYGVEEVADTTLCLILNLYRRTYWLAQMVREGKKFTGPEQVREAAQGCARIRGDTLGIVGLGRIGSAVALRAKAFGFNVIFYDPYLPDGIEKSLGLTRVYTLQDLLFQSDCVSLHCTLNEHNHHLINEFTIKQMRPGAFLVNTARGGLVDDDALATALKQGRIRAAALDVHENEPFNVLQGPLKDSPNLLCTPHAAFYSDASCTELREMAASEIRRAIVGRIPECLRNCVNKEYFPAPTTYPHQAGVASVASAAAVAAAAAAVANPDAMNGGYYAGAGTGSLPVQQAHSTTAHDNVPGSGSAPPPPSQQAPPSSQSAPPSSVLPHSLFVNTQLPYTSGQNDRDSTNNVSQSSPSLTYRSAV